From one Thermomicrobiales bacterium genomic stretch:
- a CDS encoding helicase-related protein translates to MTASEPQPGAFASGSLVRARGREWVVQPESGGDLLVLRPLGGTADEITGIYLPLERVDPAQFDLPDPTRIGDDRSARLLRDAVRLGFRSSAGPFRSFGQIAVEPRPYQLVPLLMALRLDPVRLLIADDVGIGKTVEAGLIARELLDRGEVRRMAVLCPPHLAEQWQAELRDKFHIDAELILPGTVSRLERGIGVNESIFDVHPHVIVSIDFIKSEKRRDDFLLRCPELVIVDEAHTAAFGEVGRGGKHQRHTLVRDIAGDARRHLILVTATPHSGNEEAFRSLLEFLSPSFAELPDDLSGSANEAKRRELARYFVQRRRSDIRSYLDADTPFPARMEIDETYNLTPEYQRLFDRVLAYARETVRDPAGGDTRRQRVRWWSALALLRSLGSSPAAAAATLRSRAATADTLTADEADEIGQRLVFDIDEDEGAERLDVAPGADPEDTADGGRTRRRLLEMARDADALHGKGDAKLQRSIQLVRQLVDDGFNPIVFCRFIPTAEYVAEALRGKVGRRVEVMAITGNIPHGEREARVLELAAAEQRVLVCTDCLSEGINLQEHFDAVMHYDLSWNPTRHEQREGRVDRYGQPKDEVRVVTYFGTDNQIDGIVLRVLLRKHKEIRKSLGISVPVPGNTNQLMEAIFEGLILHEQQGFNAQRLPGFDGFFAPKQRELFGDWENAADREKRSRTLFAQEAIHVDEVRRELEAARSAIGSGVDVARFTEDALRLHNTVVSHGASGTLRIDLTESPRALRDTIGYDGELLARFELPVPDTVIYLTRTHPLVEGLAAYVMDTTLDPIGGGKAARAGVIRTRAVSTRTTLLLLRYRFHILGSTRDGSPLLAEDVGLLAFESIPAQARWLAPDAAEALLAARPDANILAIRGNDVRAARSRWHCRSAAAPQRDGVCARQRSA, encoded by the coding sequence ATGACGGCCAGCGAACCGCAGCCTGGCGCGTTCGCCTCCGGCTCGCTGGTGCGGGCGCGGGGGCGGGAGTGGGTCGTCCAGCCGGAATCGGGCGGCGACCTGCTCGTCCTGCGGCCGTTGGGCGGCACCGCGGACGAGATAACCGGCATCTATCTGCCGCTTGAACGGGTCGATCCGGCCCAGTTCGATTTGCCGGACCCGACGCGGATCGGTGACGATCGCTCAGCGCGCCTCCTGCGTGACGCGGTTCGGCTGGGCTTCCGTTCAAGTGCCGGCCCGTTTCGATCGTTTGGTCAGATCGCCGTCGAGCCACGGCCGTATCAGCTTGTGCCCCTCCTCATGGCGCTGCGCCTCGATCCGGTGCGATTGCTCATCGCTGACGATGTTGGGATTGGGAAGACGGTCGAGGCGGGTCTGATCGCGCGCGAGCTGCTCGATCGTGGCGAAGTGCGGCGCATGGCCGTGCTCTGTCCACCGCATCTCGCCGAGCAGTGGCAGGCTGAGCTTCGTGACAAGTTCCACATCGACGCCGAGCTAATCCTGCCGGGCACCGTGTCGCGGCTCGAGCGCGGCATCGGGGTGAACGAATCGATCTTCGATGTCCACCCGCACGTCATCGTCTCGATCGACTTCATCAAGTCAGAAAAGCGGCGGGACGACTTTCTGCTGCGTTGTCCAGAGCTGGTCATTGTCGACGAGGCCCACACCGCGGCCTTCGGCGAAGTGGGACGGGGCGGCAAGCATCAACGCCATACACTGGTCAGGGACATTGCCGGCGATGCCAGGCGACACCTCATCCTCGTCACCGCGACGCCGCACTCGGGCAACGAGGAGGCGTTTCGCTCGCTGCTCGAGTTTCTGAGCCCGAGCTTTGCGGAGCTGCCCGACGATCTTTCCGGATCGGCGAACGAGGCGAAGCGCCGCGAGCTTGCGCGCTACTTCGTCCAGCGCCGCCGGAGCGACATCCGATCCTACCTGGATGCGGACACGCCATTCCCGGCTCGGATGGAGATCGACGAGACCTACAACCTGACGCCAGAATACCAGCGCCTGTTCGATCGCGTGCTCGCTTACGCGCGCGAAACGGTGCGCGACCCGGCCGGCGGCGACACGCGCCGGCAGCGGGTGCGCTGGTGGTCGGCGCTTGCGCTCCTGCGCTCGCTCGGCTCGAGCCCGGCGGCAGCGGCGGCGACGCTACGCTCACGGGCAGCAACCGCCGATACGCTGACCGCGGACGAGGCCGACGAAATCGGCCAGCGGCTCGTCTTCGATATCGACGAGGACGAGGGCGCAGAGCGGCTGGACGTTGCGCCCGGCGCCGACCCCGAGGATACCGCGGACGGCGGACGCACCCGCCGCAGGCTGCTGGAGATGGCGCGCGATGCCGACGCGCTCCACGGCAAAGGGGACGCCAAGCTGCAGCGCAGCATCCAGCTGGTGCGGCAACTCGTCGACGACGGCTTCAACCCGATCGTTTTCTGCCGTTTCATCCCGACGGCGGAGTACGTGGCCGAAGCGCTTCGCGGCAAAGTCGGCAGACGCGTCGAGGTGATGGCGATCACCGGCAACATCCCGCACGGCGAGCGCGAGGCGCGGGTGCTGGAGCTGGCCGCAGCCGAGCAGCGCGTGCTGGTCTGCACCGATTGCCTCTCGGAGGGTATCAATCTCCAGGAGCACTTCGACGCGGTGATGCACTACGACCTGTCGTGGAACCCGACCCGGCACGAACAGCGCGAGGGCCGCGTCGATCGTTACGGTCAACCGAAGGACGAAGTCCGTGTCGTCACCTACTTCGGCACGGACAATCAGATCGACGGTATCGTCCTGCGGGTGCTACTGCGCAAGCACAAGGAAATCCGCAAGTCCCTCGGCATCTCGGTGCCGGTGCCCGGCAACACGAACCAGCTGATGGAGGCGATCTTCGAGGGGCTGATCCTGCACGAGCAGCAGGGCTTCAACGCCCAGCGGCTGCCAGGATTCGATGGCTTCTTCGCGCCGAAGCAGCGCGAGCTGTTCGGCGATTGGGAGAATGCCGCCGATCGGGAGAAGCGCTCGCGGACGTTGTTCGCGCAGGAGGCGATCCACGTCGACGAGGTGCGTCGTGAGCTGGAGGCCGCGCGCTCGGCGATCGGCTCCGGCGTCGATGTCGCCCGCTTCACCGAGGACGCTCTGAGGTTACATAATACTGTCGTGTCGCATGGCGCCAGCGGCACGCTGCGGATCGACCTGACCGAATCGCCGCGCGCGCTGCGCGACACGATCGGCTACGACGGGGAGCTGCTGGCGCGCTTCGAGCTGCCGGTCCCGGATACCGTCATCTACCTGACGCGGACGCATCCGCTGGTCGAGGGTCTGGCGGCGTACGTGATGGATACGACGCTCGACCCGATCGGTGGGGGCAAGGCCGCCCGGGCCGGCGTGATTCGCACGCGCGCCGTCTCGACGCGGACGACGCTGCTGCTCCTGCGCTACCGGTTCCATATCCTCGGCAGCACCCGCGACGGCTCGCCGCTACTGGCGGAGGATGTCGGCCTGCTGGCGTTCGAGAGCATCCCGGCCCAGGCGCGCTGGCTCGCGCCCGACGCGGCCGAGGCGCTGCTGGCCGCGCGGCCCGACGCAAACATCCTGGCGATCAGAGGCAACGACGTTCGTGCAGCGCGTAGTCGATGGCATTGCAGATCTGCAGCAGCACCTCAACGAGACGGCGTCTGTGCGCGCCAGCGATCTGCTTGA
- a CDS encoding DNA-directed RNA polymerase subunit alpha C-terminal domain-containing protein: MPYQPRARSELAMAYRGGGGNDIFAVNPLRRSAWIVGVSWALILGPAWLLDGDAQSVMLIAFGWLAMTGIVMVTPVLIWCLVEEGVKAVRRRRDPTTELLDLSPRAVNLLRRHGFETIAQVERTPDSTLALLSNMDASAIREIRRAVSIWRYQRWQERGFPADDLP; encoded by the coding sequence GTGCCATACCAGCCCCGCGCCCGCTCCGAGCTTGCGATGGCCTATCGCGGTGGCGGAGGGAACGACATCTTCGCGGTCAATCCACTGCGCCGTTCGGCCTGGATCGTCGGGGTCTCCTGGGCGCTGATCCTCGGGCCGGCCTGGCTGCTCGACGGCGACGCTCAGTCGGTGATGCTGATCGCTTTTGGCTGGCTGGCGATGACTGGCATCGTCATGGTGACGCCAGTTCTGATCTGGTGCCTCGTCGAAGAAGGGGTCAAGGCCGTCCGTCGCCGGCGCGATCCCACGACCGAGCTGCTCGACCTGAGCCCGCGCGCCGTCAATCTGCTGCGCCGGCACGGCTTCGAGACGATCGCCCAGGTCGAGCGGACGCCCGACTCGACGCTCGCCCTGCTCTCCAACATGGACGCCAGCGCGATCCGCGAGATCCGTCGCGCGGTCAGCATCTGGCGCTACCAACGCTGGCAGGAGCGCGGCTTCCCCGCCGACGATCTGCCGTAG
- the cofE gene encoding coenzyme F420-0:L-glutamate ligase, whose product MPSEIRLYGLDGIPEVRPGDNLNAIIGDALEASNLTPLDGDVLVVTHKIVSKAEGRLVDLATIEPSPFALVWAERWDKDARQVEVVLREATRIVRMDRGVLICETRHGFVCANAGVDASNVPGDHIVCLLPLDPDASARAIRAGIQARFGAAPAVIISDSFGRPWRKGIVNIAVGVAGMSPFADYRGVTDPYGYDLRVSVMAVADELAAAAELLAGKVDARPVALIRGYGFTPADGAASELVMDPDRDMFR is encoded by the coding sequence ATGCCGAGCGAAATCCGACTCTACGGACTGGACGGCATCCCCGAAGTACGCCCCGGTGACAATCTGAACGCGATAATCGGCGACGCGCTGGAGGCCAGTAACCTGACTCCGCTCGACGGCGATGTGCTGGTCGTTACCCATAAGATCGTCTCGAAAGCCGAAGGGCGACTCGTCGACCTCGCCACGATCGAGCCGTCACCGTTTGCCCTCGTCTGGGCCGAGCGCTGGGACAAGGATGCCCGCCAGGTCGAGGTTGTCCTGCGCGAGGCCACCCGGATCGTGCGGATGGATCGCGGGGTGCTGATCTGCGAAACACGCCACGGCTTCGTCTGCGCGAACGCCGGCGTCGACGCCTCGAACGTGCCGGGCGACCACATCGTCTGCCTGTTGCCGCTGGACCCGGACGCCTCGGCGCGGGCGATCCGCGCGGGCATCCAGGCGCGGTTCGGCGCAGCGCCAGCGGTCATCATCAGCGACTCGTTCGGCCGGCCATGGCGCAAGGGCATCGTCAACATCGCCGTTGGCGTCGCCGGCATGAGCCCCTTCGCCGACTACCGCGGCGTCACCGACCCCTACGGCTACGACCTGCGCGTCAGCGTCATGGCGGTCGCGGACGAGCTGGCGGCGGCCGCCGAGCTGCTGGCCGGCAAAGTCGACGCCCGGCCCGTCGCCCTCATCCGCGGCTACGGCTTCACCCCCGCCGATGGCGCCGCCTCCGAGCTCGTCATGGACCCCGACCGCGACATGTTCCGGTGA
- a CDS encoding N-6 DNA methylase — MRALAFIEEGNARRVVDYRNLGSEELGSVYESLLELHPQVDIDTSSFSLATAGGNERKTTGSYYTPSSLIAELLDSALDPVIEDRLREAGPDATAREDALLNLKVVDPAAGSGHFLVAAAHRIAKRLAAVRTGEDEPSPEETRAALRAVIGRCVYGVDINPMAVELCKVSLWLEAMEPGKPLSFLDHHIQCGNSLLGATPALLEGGIPDEAFTAITGDDKKYVSEWKKRNREQRKGQLSFDHALARAPWERLGNFAAAVQSIERIEDATIAGVRQKQQVWEETLRSSGYAFSKLWADAWCAAFVWKKTREWSHPITEAEFRRIERTPHALHPDWRGEIERLAGQYQFLHWHLAFPDAFRVPGPNEDPDSEQTGWIGGFDVVLGNPPWEQISSSQEKEFFAHDAGQTSPMSAQRMRARDKMIERLLQLATGDAPLYAAFQDANCDKQRASQPFRPRDRSLSADWPRRRSNTYRALRRVEPDDPVSDRAASACIVPTGIATDAIDAVLLPRPHGHRHTGQSL; from the coding sequence GTGCGGGCGCTGGCCTTCATCGAGGAGGGCAATGCCCGACGGGTGGTCGACTACCGCAACCTCGGCTCCGAGGAGCTGGGCAGCGTCTACGAGTCGCTGCTCGAGCTGCATCCCCAGGTCGATATCGACACGTCATCGTTCTCGCTGGCGACGGCCGGCGGCAACGAGCGCAAGACGACCGGCTCGTATTACACGCCCAGCAGTCTCATAGCCGAGCTGCTCGATTCGGCGCTCGATCCGGTCATCGAGGACCGGCTGCGCGAGGCCGGCCCGGACGCGACGGCGCGCGAGGATGCGCTGCTGAATCTGAAGGTCGTCGATCCGGCGGCCGGCAGCGGCCACTTCCTCGTCGCGGCGGCCCACCGGATCGCCAAGCGGCTGGCGGCTGTCCGCACGGGCGAGGATGAGCCATCGCCCGAGGAGACCCGCGCCGCCCTGCGCGCCGTCATCGGCCGCTGCGTCTACGGCGTCGACATCAACCCGATGGCGGTCGAGCTGTGCAAGGTCTCGCTCTGGCTGGAGGCGATGGAGCCGGGCAAGCCGCTCTCCTTCCTCGACCACCACATCCAGTGCGGCAACTCGCTGCTGGGGGCGACCCCGGCCCTGCTCGAGGGCGGCATCCCGGACGAGGCGTTCACCGCGATCACCGGCGACGACAAGAAGTACGTCTCGGAGTGGAAGAAGCGCAACCGGGAGCAGCGCAAGGGCCAGCTATCGTTCGACCACGCGCTCGCCAGAGCGCCCTGGGAGCGGCTGGGCAACTTCGCGGCGGCAGTGCAGTCGATCGAGAGGATCGAGGACGCGACGATCGCCGGGGTGCGCCAGAAGCAGCAGGTCTGGGAGGAGACGCTGCGCTCCAGCGGTTACGCCTTCTCGAAGCTGTGGGCCGACGCCTGGTGCGCCGCGTTCGTCTGGAAGAAGACCCGCGAGTGGTCGCACCCGATCACCGAGGCGGAGTTCCGCCGCATCGAGCGGACCCCGCACGCGCTGCACCCGGACTGGCGGGGCGAGATCGAGCGGCTGGCCGGCCAGTACCAGTTCCTCCACTGGCACCTGGCCTTCCCGGACGCCTTCCGCGTCCCCGGCCCCAACGAAGACCCGGACAGCGAGCAGACCGGCTGGATCGGCGGCTTCGATGTCGTGCTGGGCAACCCGCCGTGGGAGCAGATTTCAAGCTCGCAGGAGAAGGAGTTCTTCGCGCATGACGCCGGCCAGACATCGCCAATGTCTGCGCAACGCATGCGCGCCCGGGACAAGATGATCGAACGATTGCTGCAGCTGGCGACGGGAGACGCGCCGCTCTACGCCGCGTTCCAGGATGCGAATTGCGACAAGCAGCGGGCGAGCCAGCCATTTCGTCCGCGCGACCGGTCGCTATCCGCTGACTGGCCGCGGCGACGTTCGAACACGTACCGCGCTCTTCGCCGAGTCGAACCGGACGATCCTGTCTCCGATCGGGCCGCTTCGGCATGCATCGTGCCGACCGGCATCGCCACCGACGCGATCGACGCAGTACTTCTTCCGCGACCTCATGGACACCGGCACACTGGCCAGTCTCTATGA
- a CDS encoding DEAD/DEAH box helicase, whose protein sequence is MDVFGLRRHLIDDYASYVQSFIRIRDQKIRDHVRAEMDAGALWPEPLIQLNPSFAPGETIDELVGAGVLHHECSNIFQRKSEDDPPRPLRPHRHQVDAIHAARAGRNYLLTTGTGSGKSLGYIIPIVDHVLRRGSGRGIQAIVVYPMNALANSQMGELEKFLKLGFPEGKSPITFARYTGQEKEDERQEILDNPPDILLTNYVMLELILTRPRDRRIVDAARELQFLVLDELHTYRGRQGADVAMLVRRARNLMAADTLQYVGTSATLASTGSLDEQRGAIAEVAAQIFGAPVEPSDVITETLRRSTVDYSPDDGAYVAALSNAVRLAGSISASDYESFITNPLARFIESTFGVATDLVSGELVRRSPRSVRGTQSAAASLSELTGIGETECATAIEAALLAGYEIEQPQTDFPVFAFKLHQFISRGDTAYASIETPYRRFVTLYGQQFVPGDRSRLLLPLAFCRECGQEYYSVYREKGDDGRDIFTPREYLERSEDGDHMAGYLYSSDDRPWPDTATAIDDNRVPESWIEEARGVRRIKYSYRRYMPDPVTLLPDGSVSSTGEGLDVRFVPAPFRFCLNCGVDYPGRGTDFSRLTSLGSAGRSTATTILTLSAIRHLRETPEEELPKEARKVLSFTDNRQDASLQAGHFNDFVEVGLLRGALYRAVASAGAEGLSHDELTQRVQEALDLPLGEYAIDDTVKYNALTQTNRALRDVLGYRIYRDLRRGWRITQPNLEQCGLLQVAYDSLDLVSADEEVWQGKHEALVTASAETRAAISRALLDVMRRELAIRADYLEPLRQEQIKSNSNQYLRSPWPIDEQEEMESGKILYPRPQRQNEPRTNAYVSARSRYGQYLRRSSTFSEYGARLTLEDTAEIILQLLDGLRIAGLVQQVDDPRSDGDVPGYQIPAAAMRWIAGDGKTPLYDPTRVNPGTERATQSNQFFVDFYHHEAVGNIGIEAREHTAQVQSEQREERERQFRTAALPVLFCSPTMELGVDISELNVVNMRNVPPTPANYAQRSGRAGRHGQPALVFTYCASGSPHDQYFFRRPELVVAGAVSPPRLDLANEDLIRSHIHAIWLAETGQNLHRSLGDILDLSGERPTMALQSDVRAGLEQHIARQRAVARSRRVLSGIEETLQSAPWYSDEWLEGTLGGVMHEFDRATSRWRDLYRSALEQAQAQTRIIHDATRPHSEKKDAQRLRRQAEAQLSLLTASDRLSQSDFYSYRYYASEGFLPGYSFPRLPLAAFIPGRRLSRDEFLQRPRFLAISEFGPGSIIYHEGARYVIDRVHIPAGESGEPGASHPELPTTSMKQCDTCGYMHPLTGAVGPDVCERCGAEMRGMLGSLFRMQSVTTRRRDRISSDEEERLKRGYELRSGVRFAVRDGRPSFRSATVQIDGAPAMKLSYGDATTIWRLNMGWRRRKVQDQYGFVLDVQTGRWQKADSEVFDDDDVPQPGAAHTARVIPYVEDRRNVLLIDPEDKLTVEQFTSLQAALKNAIQLVYDLEDNELAAELLPDRERPKSMLLYESAEGGAGVLRRLVDDPDGIAQVARRALEVCHFDADGADLRRSDRMKEDCEAACYFCLMSYTNQRDHQLLDRHLIRDLLLDLTRSIVEASPGYRSPEEHFDWLMGRCDSELERDFLRYLREHGHRLPDSAQDLIADHGTRPDFMYTGHGKAAIYIDGPYHDYPERQARDEAITWQLEDDGYVVIRFGHNDDWAETIARRLDLFGEGR, encoded by the coding sequence ATGGATGTCTTCGGCTTGCGACGGCACCTCATCGACGACTACGCCTCGTACGTCCAGAGCTTCATCCGCATCCGCGACCAGAAGATCCGCGACCACGTACGGGCCGAGATGGACGCGGGGGCGCTCTGGCCAGAGCCGTTGATTCAGCTCAACCCGTCCTTCGCGCCGGGTGAGACGATCGATGAGCTTGTCGGAGCTGGGGTGCTGCATCACGAATGCAGCAATATCTTCCAACGCAAGTCCGAAGATGATCCGCCGCGACCGCTACGACCGCACCGTCACCAGGTCGACGCCATTCACGCTGCCAGGGCTGGGCGTAATTATCTTCTGACGACCGGCACGGGGTCCGGGAAGAGCCTGGGCTACATCATCCCGATCGTGGATCACGTGCTGCGGCGCGGATCGGGGCGTGGCATTCAGGCGATCGTTGTCTATCCAATGAATGCGCTCGCGAACAGCCAGATGGGTGAGCTCGAGAAGTTTCTGAAGCTTGGTTTTCCGGAGGGCAAGTCGCCGATAACGTTCGCCCGCTACACCGGTCAGGAGAAAGAGGATGAGCGCCAGGAGATCCTCGATAACCCCCCTGACATTCTGCTGACCAACTACGTGATGCTCGAGCTGATTTTGACGCGTCCACGTGATCGACGGATTGTTGACGCCGCGCGGGAGCTGCAGTTCCTTGTGCTCGATGAACTCCATACGTACCGCGGTCGGCAGGGCGCCGACGTGGCGATGCTCGTTCGACGCGCTCGAAACCTGATGGCTGCTGATACGCTGCAATACGTCGGGACATCCGCCACGCTCGCCTCAACGGGTTCGCTCGACGAGCAACGAGGTGCGATCGCAGAAGTTGCCGCCCAGATCTTCGGCGCTCCAGTAGAGCCGTCGGACGTCATCACTGAGACTCTGCGACGGTCGACGGTTGACTATTCGCCTGACGATGGAGCATACGTTGCGGCGCTTTCGAACGCCGTTCGACTTGCCGGCTCTATCAGCGCGTCCGACTACGAATCCTTCATTACTAATCCACTGGCACGATTTATCGAAAGTACGTTCGGGGTGGCTACCGATCTCGTCAGCGGGGAGCTCGTGAGGAGAAGTCCTCGCAGTGTTCGAGGGACGCAGAGCGCGGCTGCCTCACTCAGCGAGTTAACAGGCATTGGAGAGACCGAGTGCGCTACGGCGATCGAGGCGGCGCTGCTGGCTGGCTATGAGATCGAGCAGCCGCAGACCGACTTCCCGGTCTTCGCATTCAAGCTGCACCAGTTCATCAGCCGCGGCGATACAGCCTATGCATCAATTGAGACGCCCTACCGGCGCTTCGTTACGCTCTATGGCCAGCAGTTTGTGCCCGGCGATCGTTCCCGTCTCCTGCTACCACTTGCGTTCTGCCGTGAATGTGGGCAGGAGTACTACAGCGTATACCGGGAGAAGGGTGACGACGGACGCGACATCTTCACTCCGCGGGAGTACCTCGAGCGGTCGGAAGATGGCGACCATATGGCCGGCTACCTGTACTCCAGTGACGACCGTCCATGGCCGGACACGGCGACAGCCATTGACGATAATCGTGTCCCGGAGAGCTGGATCGAAGAAGCGCGAGGCGTCCGGCGCATCAAGTACAGCTATCGACGCTACATGCCGGATCCTGTGACCCTCCTGCCAGATGGCAGCGTTTCGAGCACTGGTGAAGGGCTGGACGTTCGCTTCGTTCCGGCGCCATTCCGATTCTGCCTGAATTGTGGTGTTGACTATCCCGGGCGTGGCACTGACTTCTCCCGTCTCACCTCCCTTGGATCTGCGGGCCGCAGCACGGCGACAACAATTCTGACGCTTTCGGCCATCCGCCACCTGCGCGAGACCCCAGAGGAGGAGCTTCCCAAGGAGGCGAGAAAGGTCCTGTCGTTCACTGACAACCGCCAGGATGCCTCGCTCCAGGCCGGACATTTCAACGATTTTGTCGAGGTTGGTCTGCTGCGTGGCGCGCTCTACCGGGCGGTCGCGTCGGCGGGCGCGGAGGGGCTGAGTCACGATGAGCTGACCCAGCGTGTGCAGGAGGCACTCGACCTGCCGCTGGGCGAATACGCGATTGATGACACCGTCAAATACAACGCGCTCACGCAGACCAATCGCGCGCTGCGCGACGTGCTTGGCTACCGTATCTATCGTGATCTGCGTCGCGGCTGGCGGATCACGCAGCCGAATCTGGAGCAGTGTGGTCTGCTGCAAGTAGCCTATGACTCACTTGATCTGGTCAGCGCCGACGAGGAAGTCTGGCAGGGGAAGCATGAGGCGCTGGTGACTGCGAGCGCCGAGACGCGCGCAGCGATATCCAGAGCGCTCCTCGATGTCATGCGCCGCGAGCTGGCGATCCGCGCAGACTACCTTGAGCCGTTGCGCCAGGAACAGATCAAGTCCAATAGCAATCAGTATCTTCGCTCGCCGTGGCCGATCGATGAGCAGGAAGAGATGGAGTCCGGCAAGATTCTCTATCCTCGACCTCAGCGACAGAACGAGCCGCGAACGAACGCGTACGTGTCGGCCCGCAGCCGCTACGGGCAATACCTGCGCCGCTCGTCGACGTTCTCTGAGTATGGCGCACGGCTCACATTAGAGGACACGGCTGAGATCATTCTTCAGCTGCTCGACGGACTGCGTATCGCTGGGTTGGTCCAGCAGGTCGACGATCCCAGATCGGACGGTGATGTCCCTGGCTACCAGATTCCGGCAGCGGCTATGCGCTGGATCGCCGGTGATGGGAAGACACCACTGTACGATCCGACGCGGGTCAATCCCGGAACCGAACGGGCAACGCAGTCAAATCAGTTCTTTGTCGACTTCTATCACCATGAGGCCGTCGGGAATATCGGGATCGAGGCGCGCGAGCACACCGCCCAGGTCCAGAGCGAGCAGCGCGAGGAGCGCGAGAGGCAGTTCCGCACGGCAGCATTACCTGTCCTCTTCTGCTCCCCGACGATGGAGCTGGGCGTCGATATCTCTGAGCTGAATGTCGTCAACATGCGCAACGTCCCGCCCACGCCGGCGAACTACGCCCAGCGGAGTGGTCGGGCGGGTCGCCATGGGCAGCCTGCGCTCGTCTTTACCTACTGCGCCTCCGGTAGCCCGCACGACCAGTATTTCTTCCGCCGCCCGGAACTTGTCGTTGCCGGAGCGGTCAGCCCGCCGCGGCTCGATCTGGCCAACGAGGATCTGATCCGCTCCCACATCCACGCTATCTGGTTGGCGGAAACGGGTCAGAACCTGCATCGGTCGTTGGGTGACATTCTGGACCTGTCTGGTGAGCGACCAACTATGGCTCTGCAATCCGATGTCCGGGCCGGCCTCGAGCAGCACATTGCGCGCCAGCGAGCGGTGGCGCGCAGCCGTCGAGTGCTGTCCGGTATCGAGGAGACACTGCAATCCGCTCCATGGTATTCGGATGAGTGGCTAGAAGGCACACTGGGTGGCGTCATGCACGAGTTCGATCGCGCCACGTCGCGCTGGCGCGACCTGTACCGCTCGGCGCTGGAGCAGGCGCAGGCGCAGACGCGGATCATTCACGACGCCACCAGGCCGCACTCGGAGAAGAAGGATGCACAGCGACTTCGGCGGCAGGCTGAGGCGCAGTTGAGCCTGTTGACCGCGAGCGACAGGCTCTCGCAGTCCGATTTCTACTCCTACCGCTACTACGCCAGCGAGGGCTTCTTGCCCGGGTATTCTTTCCCCCGTCTGCCGCTTGCGGCGTTCATTCCTGGCCGAAGGCTATCCCGCGATGAGTTTCTGCAGCGGCCGCGGTTCCTGGCGATCTCGGAGTTCGGGCCGGGTTCGATCATCTACCACGAGGGCGCGCGCTACGTCATCGACCGGGTCCACATTCCCGCTGGTGAATCTGGTGAGCCGGGTGCGTCGCACCCTGAGCTGCCGACGACATCGATGAAGCAATGCGACACGTGCGGCTATATGCATCCGCTGACCGGCGCCGTAGGGCCGGATGTGTGTGAGCGTTGTGGGGCCGAAATGCGCGGGATGCTCGGCTCGCTCTTTCGAATGCAGAGTGTGACAACCCGCCGACGCGACCGCATCTCGTCTGACGAGGAGGAGCGGCTGAAGCGCGGCTACGAGTTGCGCTCCGGCGTGCGATTCGCCGTGCGGGATGGGCGTCCTTCGTTCCGGTCAGCGACCGTTCAGATCGACGGTGCGCCGGCAATGAAGCTCTCGTATGGAGACGCGACGACCATCTGGCGCCTCAATATGGGGTGGCGGCGTCGGAAAGTCCAGGATCAGTACGGCTTCGTGCTGGATGTGCAGACTGGCCGCTGGCAAAAGGCAGACAGCGAGGTGTTTGACGATGATGACGTACCCCAGCCTGGCGCTGCTCATACGGCGCGGGTGATCCCCTACGTCGAAGATCGGCGCAACGTCCTGCTGATCGATCCGGAGGACAAGCTCACGGTCGAGCAGTTCACCAGCCTGCAGGCTGCGCTCAAGAATGCTATTCAGCTCGTTTACGACCTTGAGGATAACGAGCTCGCCGCCGAGCTCCTGCCGGACCGTGAGCGACCAAAATCCATGCTGCTCTATGAGTCGGCTGAGGGAGGCGCTGGCGTCTTGCGGCGTCTGGTCGATGATCCGGACGGCATTGCGCAGGTGGCGCGTCGAGCGCTGGAGGTCTGCCACTTCGACGCGGATGGCGCCGATCTCCGGCGTTCGGACCGCATGAAGGAAGACTGCGAGGCGGCCTGCTATTTCTGTCTGATGAGCTACACCAACCAGCGCGACCACCAGTTGCTTGACCGCCACCTCATTCGTGATCTGCTGCTTGACCTGACCCGCTCGATCGTCGAAGCTTCGCCCGGGTATCGATCGCCGGAGGAGCACTTCGACTGGCTGATGGGACGCTGCGATTCCGAGCTGGAGCGAGACTTCCTGCGCTATCTGCGCGAGCACGGACACAGGCTGCCCGACTCGGCCCAGGATCTGATCGCCGACCACGGGACGCGGCCCGACTTCATGTATACCGGTCACGGCAAGGCTGCCATCTATATCGACGGACCGTACCACGACTATCCCGAACGGCAGGCCCGCGACGAGGCGATCACCTGGCAACTTGAGGACGACGGCTATGTCGTCATCCGGTTCGGTCATAACGACGACTGGGCGGAGACAATCGCCCGCCGACTCGATCTGTTTGGGGAGGGACGATGA